One genomic window of Nisaea sp. includes the following:
- a CDS encoding tetratricopeptide repeat-containing sulfotransferase family protein, giving the protein MSAPSSDFEPVRKLAAAGRWREARERYARILRKAGKDWRPFYMAGMLEASGGDFDRAVKALEKARAMAPDELQVAVNLAQVHLHRGKPHEALGLLDPLASRLGASPAVQKLYGTALLEAGRDGEAVAALEAALRQGEDPAVLNNLALIYRGQGDLHRSVVMLERAAKQDGGIEIRSNLASLYLATGRFDDAQLLFDGIARQGSTDPRALRAQAIFARDTGHAEQAVRLAMRALLFDPTQAASYTMLAELHDRVTELEKALSVARQGLCLLPSDQYLAALEGRALRRLKRFDEAAAGLRKALDGVAAGPDTHRLGFELAQALDSLGDHAGAFSWFETANRTQLDQFRGGLADPERAFAEVAALSAAFDQAPAWAASAPQPEGGEADPVFLIGFPRSGTTLLDQVLDAHPGVEVLEERPLITGLATRLGEAAGYPGALEALPETMRAEMRAAYFAERNRFLEPSDGAIYVDKMPLNIVHAGLILRIFPRARFILALRHPCDVCLSCLMQNFGLNHSMAVFCSLSDTIRFYREVFALWQRYLTYLKPAFVTVKYEDMTRDLRGAAEPVLDFLGLDWDERVMDFHEHARQRGYIATPSYAQVTQPLYGHAVARWKRYGSVMKAAAKELGPEIKAFGYEDESNGAADG; this is encoded by the coding sequence ATGTCCGCTCCATCGTCTGATTTCGAGCCGGTTCGGAAGCTTGCGGCCGCCGGGCGCTGGCGCGAGGCCAGGGAGCGTTATGCCCGGATCCTCCGGAAGGCAGGCAAGGATTGGCGGCCTTTCTATATGGCCGGCATGCTTGAGGCCTCGGGAGGTGATTTTGACCGGGCAGTGAAGGCTCTGGAGAAAGCCCGCGCCATGGCACCGGACGAGCTCCAGGTGGCTGTGAATCTGGCTCAGGTTCACTTGCATCGCGGGAAGCCTCACGAAGCCCTTGGTCTTCTTGATCCGCTTGCGAGCCGTCTTGGCGCAAGCCCAGCGGTGCAAAAACTCTACGGTACGGCATTGCTGGAAGCCGGCCGTGACGGTGAGGCCGTGGCGGCGCTGGAAGCAGCGTTGCGTCAGGGAGAGGACCCGGCCGTGCTTAACAACCTCGCCCTGATCTATCGGGGTCAGGGTGATCTTCACCGTTCTGTCGTCATGCTGGAACGCGCGGCCAAGCAGGATGGCGGGATCGAGATCCGGAGCAATCTCGCAAGCCTCTATCTTGCGACCGGCCGTTTCGATGACGCCCAGTTGCTGTTCGACGGGATCGCCAGGCAGGGAAGCACCGATCCGCGGGCCCTGCGCGCTCAGGCGATTTTTGCCCGGGACACCGGTCATGCGGAGCAGGCGGTGCGTCTGGCCATGCGGGCCCTTCTGTTCGACCCGACCCAGGCCGCATCCTATACGATGCTCGCCGAATTGCATGACCGGGTAACAGAGCTGGAAAAGGCGCTTTCAGTGGCTCGCCAGGGTCTCTGCCTGTTGCCGTCCGACCAATATCTGGCGGCGCTGGAGGGCCGGGCTCTTCGACGCCTGAAACGGTTCGATGAAGCTGCCGCCGGGCTCCGGAAAGCTCTGGACGGGGTCGCAGCTGGTCCCGACACGCACCGGCTCGGGTTCGAATTGGCGCAGGCACTCGACTCCCTCGGCGATCATGCCGGTGCCTTTTCATGGTTTGAGACGGCGAACCGAACCCAGCTCGATCAGTTTCGCGGCGGGTTGGCCGATCCGGAGCGGGCTTTTGCCGAAGTCGCGGCTCTCAGTGCAGCTTTTGATCAGGCTCCGGCCTGGGCTGCTTCAGCGCCGCAGCCGGAGGGTGGTGAAGCAGATCCTGTTTTCCTTATCGGTTTCCCGCGCTCGGGCACGACGTTGCTTGATCAGGTTCTCGATGCTCATCCCGGAGTGGAGGTGCTGGAAGAACGCCCATTGATCACGGGTCTGGCGACGCGATTGGGTGAGGCGGCAGGGTATCCGGGGGCACTCGAGGCCTTGCCGGAAACGATGCGGGCGGAAATGCGCGCTGCCTACTTCGCGGAACGGAACCGGTTTCTTGAGCCCTCCGACGGGGCGATCTATGTCGACAAGATGCCGCTCAATATCGTGCATGCTGGCCTGATTCTGAGAATATTTCCCCGTGCGCGGTTCATCCTGGCCCTGCGGCACCCTTGCGATGTCTGTCTGAGTTGTTTGATGCAGAACTTTGGCCTCAACCATTCGATGGCAGTCTTCTGTTCGTTGTCCGATACCATCCGGTTCTATCGCGAGGTATTCGCGCTCTGGCAGCGTTATCTGACGTACTTGAAACCTGCCTTTGTTACGGTGAAATACGAAGACATGACCCGCGATCTGCGCGGGGCGGCGGAGCCGGTTCTTGATTTTCTCGGCCTTGATTGGGACGAGCGTGTGATGGACTTCCATGAGCATGCCCGCCAGCGGGGCTATATCGCGACACCGAGTTATGCCCAGGTGACGCAGCCGCTCTATGGTCACGCCGTGGCGCGGTGGAAACGTTACGGATCGGTAATGAAGGCGGCAGCAAAAGAACTCGGGCCGGAAATAAAAGCGTTTGGATATGAGGACGAGAGCAATGGAGCAGCAGATGGCTGA
- a CDS encoding sulfotransferase domain-containing protein, with product MSGILWLASFPKSGNTWLRVFIENLFRNSVEPVSINELGVVRYGDMMGPLYEKIAGKPLQEMSDAELHALREPLQKSWAQEPQTTIVKTHNALVMHEGRPLIYLECTAGAAYVVRNVFDVTVSYADHYRLTLDDAVEAMTSGLQTTRTTPAAVFQVLGTWTDHYRSWHAVENFNPLTLRYEDMVKSPMKAFGSFMRYLGVPKSPQRLKRAIKNSSFSVVSSQENQKGFRERVHQSQKFFRSGGVGGYRKVLSEDHVKRLTDRHYDLLLELGYITKSGVPRV from the coding sequence ATGAGCGGTATCCTCTGGCTCGCGTCCTTTCCAAAGTCCGGCAACACCTGGCTCCGGGTCTTTATCGAGAACCTGTTTCGTAACAGCGTGGAACCGGTCTCGATCAATGAGCTCGGCGTGGTCCGCTACGGCGATATGATGGGGCCGCTCTACGAGAAGATTGCCGGAAAGCCGCTGCAGGAAATGAGCGATGCCGAGCTGCATGCATTGCGTGAGCCTTTGCAGAAATCCTGGGCGCAGGAACCACAGACCACCATTGTGAAGACCCACAATGCGCTCGTAATGCATGAAGGACGGCCGCTCATTTATCTCGAGTGCACGGCGGGCGCGGCATATGTCGTTCGTAATGTGTTCGATGTAACGGTTTCCTATGCGGATCACTATCGGCTCACGCTTGACGATGCGGTCGAGGCCATGACCTCGGGGCTGCAGACCACTCGGACCACGCCGGCGGCGGTGTTTCAGGTCCTTGGTACCTGGACAGATCATTACCGGAGCTGGCACGCGGTGGAGAACTTCAATCCGCTGACGCTGAGATACGAGGACATGGTGAAGAGCCCGATGAAGGCCTTTGGCTCTTTCATGCGTTATCTTGGGGTGCCTAAGAGTCCCCAGCGGTTGAAGCGGGCGATCAAGAACAGCAGCTTTTCCGTGGTTTCCAGCCAGGAAAACCAAAAAGGCTTTCGCGAGCGGGTGCACCAGTCGCAGAAATTCTTCCGTTCCGGCGGTGTCGGCGGATATCGCAAGGTATTGAGCGAGGATCATGTGAAGCGCCTGACCGACCGGCACTATGATCTGCTCCTTGAGCTCGGCTACATCACCAAGTCCGGAGTTCCCCGTGTCTGA
- a CDS encoding JmjC domain-containing protein, whose protein sequence is MQFETFFKKITRDQFLKDYWDKAYYFEQGAFDPVSDLFNWDQMNDLVNRSKLWHANYMEMAVDGNVLPSEQYCRPGLDRKGMNVMVPDPERVRFLMSKGASLVLDYIEGIHPSIQDATRFIERLTGTHASCNAYCSWKSVQAYHSHFDTMCVFAVQIEGEKTWNIYRGRVNEAIDVPQVRPGDFSREQHDQQKGEIMQQIVMRPGDVLYLPRGLYHDAMTTDTASLHLSFGATYVDGHTSLSMLAPFLHQDEIFRKRIPHFDDGTDLEDYITELGKHVADHMARPEFHSHVRSVLMSKVADKVVRHTLPDRTPDINFMVTRQPLKLARRGQAAMLTGEGFTLDIAKDDFAVADYIVKSEEFWLSDLRAKFPDRATQFEPLLKALDQSRVIWRLRG, encoded by the coding sequence GTGCAGTTCGAGACTTTCTTCAAGAAAATCACACGCGACCAGTTCCTGAAGGATTACTGGGACAAGGCCTACTATTTCGAGCAGGGGGCCTTCGATCCCGTCAGTGATCTGTTCAACTGGGATCAGATGAACGATCTGGTCAATCGCTCCAAGCTCTGGCACGCCAACTATATGGAGATGGCGGTTGACGGAAACGTCCTGCCGTCCGAGCAATATTGCCGTCCGGGGCTTGATCGGAAGGGTATGAACGTAATGGTGCCGGACCCGGAGCGTGTGCGCTTCCTGATGTCCAAGGGTGCCAGTCTTGTTCTCGACTATATTGAGGGCATTCATCCCTCTATCCAGGACGCCACCCGCTTTATCGAGCGGCTCACCGGAACACACGCCTCCTGCAACGCCTATTGTTCCTGGAAGAGCGTGCAGGCCTATCACTCGCATTTCGACACGATGTGTGTGTTTGCGGTTCAGATCGAGGGTGAGAAGACCTGGAACATCTATCGCGGACGTGTGAACGAGGCGATCGACGTCCCGCAGGTCCGTCCGGGAGACTTTTCCAGGGAACAGCATGATCAGCAAAAGGGCGAGATCATGCAGCAGATCGTCATGCGCCCGGGCGACGTGCTCTATCTGCCGCGGGGTCTGTATCACGACGCAATGACGACGGACACTGCCTCGCTGCATCTGTCTTTCGGTGCGACCTATGTCGATGGCCACACCTCGCTCTCAATGCTCGCGCCCTTCCTGCATCAGGATGAGATTTTCCGGAAACGAATCCCACATTTTGATGATGGAACAGACCTGGAAGACTACATAACCGAGCTTGGCAAGCATGTTGCCGATCATATGGCCCGTCCCGAGTTTCACAGCCACGTTCGCAGCGTCCTGATGAGCAAAGTCGCTGACAAAGTTGTCCGGCATACGTTGCCTGACCGTACGCCTGACATCAATTTCATGGTGACCCGCCAGCCTCTGAAGCTTGCCCGCAGGGGCCAGGCCGCGATGCTGACCGGGGAAGGCTTTACGCTCGATATCGCCAAGGACGATTTTGCGGTTGCCGACTATATCGTGAAGTCCGAGGAGTTCTGGCTTTCTGATCTGCGTGCGAAGTTCCCGGATCGTGCCACGCAGTTCGAACCCTTGCTTAAAGCACTGGACCAGAGTCGCGTCATCTGGCGCCTGCGCGGATGA
- a CDS encoding porin, with protein sequence MKKILLGTTAIVAAGMIAAPSVDAAEKLKVSVGGYMEQWFGYTTADDQSSADYQGFANVSDAEIHFKGMTTLDNGISVGVNVQLEANSNPGDQIDESYLIVKGNFGEINLGSENSALYKMNYGPSDYGIGINSGDQTAWVPNSIGASGGFFRSPFGSTNVEPNRTNDSEKLTYYTPRVEGFQLGVSYIPESGQDDNGTVDRNSEVSDGYAIAANFKRDFDGFNVGLSAGYGAFTDGVAGAEDPSAYSFGATAGFGGFSLGGAYAASEGTTSGDEETGYTLGAAYATGPWGVSVNWFHGESDAITTAGVITNDGEHDSYTLNGKYALGPGVTAAATLGYTELSTKNTASAANNDTDGTYFVVGMKVSF encoded by the coding sequence ATGAAAAAGATTCTTCTCGGAACGACTGCGATTGTTGCCGCTGGCATGATCGCTGCGCCGTCTGTGGATGCTGCTGAAAAGCTTAAAGTGTCCGTTGGTGGTTACATGGAACAGTGGTTCGGCTACACGACAGCTGACGACCAAAGCTCCGCTGATTATCAGGGCTTCGCTAACGTCTCTGATGCGGAAATCCACTTCAAGGGCATGACCACCCTCGACAACGGCATCTCTGTCGGCGTCAATGTCCAGCTGGAAGCCAACAGCAACCCTGGCGACCAGATCGACGAATCCTACTTGATCGTCAAAGGCAACTTTGGTGAGATCAACCTGGGTTCTGAAAACTCCGCGCTGTACAAGATGAACTACGGTCCGTCTGACTACGGCATCGGCATCAACTCCGGTGACCAGACCGCGTGGGTTCCGAACTCAATCGGTGCTTCCGGCGGCTTCTTCCGCAGCCCGTTCGGTTCCACCAACGTTGAGCCGAACCGGACCAACGACTCCGAAAAGCTGACCTACTACACACCGCGTGTTGAAGGCTTCCAGCTCGGTGTTTCCTACATTCCGGAATCCGGCCAGGATGACAACGGCACCGTTGATCGCAACTCTGAAGTGTCCGATGGTTATGCCATCGCTGCTAACTTCAAGCGCGACTTCGACGGCTTCAACGTCGGCCTGTCCGCTGGTTACGGCGCGTTCACCGATGGTGTCGCCGGCGCTGAAGATCCGTCTGCTTATTCCTTCGGTGCTACCGCTGGCTTCGGCGGCTTCTCCCTCGGTGGCGCTTATGCTGCTAGCGAAGGCACCACAAGTGGTGACGAAGAAACCGGTTACACCCTCGGCGCCGCTTATGCGACCGGTCCGTGGGGCGTCAGCGTCAACTGGTTCCATGGCGAGAGCGATGCGATCACCACCGCTGGTGTGATCACCAACGACGGCGAGCATGACTCCTACACCCTGAACGGCAAGTACGCTCTGGGCCCGGGTGTCACCGCTGCTGCCACGCTTGGTTATACCGAGCTCAGCACCAAGAACACCGCTTCTGCTGCTAACAACGACACCGACGGCACCTATTTCGTCGTCGGTATGAAAGTGTCCTTCTAA
- a CDS encoding DUF3576 domain-containing protein: MKIPGLLELNKGLRLLALLGMASLTACSGADIEYEYPRTGAGGRPTYEKEEKIFGEDGFTLLGSDVDNQQASAGSGIAVNSYLWRASLDTISFMPLASADPFGGVIITDWYSPPDTPSERFKINVFILDRALRSDGIRAKVFKQKLTASGQWQDLGTEEKLHRDLEDAILTRARQLRIGSTKN, translated from the coding sequence ATGAAAATTCCGGGTCTTCTGGAGCTAAACAAGGGCCTGCGCCTGCTGGCGCTGCTTGGGATGGCATCCCTTACGGCATGTTCAGGTGCTGATATCGAATACGAATATCCGCGCACTGGTGCCGGAGGAAGACCAACCTACGAAAAAGAAGAGAAGATCTTCGGCGAGGATGGCTTCACCCTGCTTGGGAGCGATGTGGACAACCAGCAGGCTTCTGCCGGGTCCGGCATTGCCGTGAACAGCTACCTCTGGCGCGCATCTCTCGACACGATCTCCTTTATGCCATTGGCATCGGCAGACCCGTTTGGTGGTGTCATCATCACCGATTGGTATTCGCCGCCGGACACGCCGAGCGAGCGCTTCAAGATCAATGTCTTCATCCTCGACCGCGCATTGCGGTCCGATGGCATAAGAGCCAAGGTCTTCAAGCAGAAGCTCACGGCATCCGGCCAGTGGCAGGATCTGGGCACGGAAGAAAAGCTGCACAGAGACCTTGAGGACGCGATTTTAACGCGGGCGCGGCAACTGCGCATCGGTTCCACCAAGAACTGA
- the leuS gene encoding leucine--tRNA ligase yields the protein MSRYNFRETETKWQRAWEENRCFEVTEDPDKPKYYVLEMFPYPSGRIHMGHVRNYTLGDLVARYKKAKGFNVLHPMGWDAFGLPAENAAFERGVHPAKWTHENIASMRDQLKTMGLSYDWRREIATCDPDYYRHEQKMFIDFYKAGLAYKKESWVNWDPVENTVLANEQVIDGMGWRSGAPVEKRLLSQWFLKITEYAEDLLQALEGLDRWPDRVTLMQHNWIGKSEGARVFFELKDADDKLEVFTTRPDTLYGASFCAIAANHPIAAKVAENNPALAEFIAECNRMGTSETEIETAEKKGFDTGLKVTHPLDDSWELPVYVANFVLMEYGTGAIFGCPAHDQRDLDFARKYDLPVTPVVLPPEADAETFEVGTEAYTGPGKIYNSDFLDGLSVEDAKSKVAERLQGAEQGEKTTTYRLRDWGVSRQRYWGCPVPFIHCPDCGEVPVPEADLPVELPEDVDFEGTGNPLDRHPTWKYVTCPSCGGKAERETDTFDTFFESSWYFARFADAKAENAFSKEAAEYWLPVDQYIGGIEHAVLHLLYSRFFTRALHKCGYLDLDEPFAGLMTQGMVCHETFKDQNGAWLFPTEVRKEGDGYVTIKDDAPVKTGRIEKMSKSKRNVVDPENIIGSYGADTARLFMLSDSPPERDLEWTESGVDGAWRYLSRLWRLITEPAKPFAPHGTARPADIGAAAEAAERATHKAIKAIEEAVERFRFNTAVAQVRELSNSLAELDGDDDGSAWARRFGYETLVRLIEPMVPHIAEELWQQLGGDGMLTDRPWPDFDEALVTDDTLTIGVQVNGKLRGTIEVARDADKALVEEAALAVENVQKILEGKPPRRVIVVPNKIVNIVA from the coding sequence ATGTCCCGTTACAATTTCCGCGAAACCGAAACCAAATGGCAGCGCGCCTGGGAAGAGAACCGCTGCTTCGAAGTGACGGAGGACCCGGACAAGCCGAAATATTATGTGCTTGAGATGTTCCCCTACCCGTCCGGGCGCATCCATATGGGACATGTCCGGAACTACACGCTCGGCGATCTCGTTGCCCGCTACAAAAAAGCCAAGGGCTTCAACGTTCTGCACCCGATGGGCTGGGACGCATTCGGGCTTCCGGCCGAGAATGCGGCTTTCGAGCGCGGCGTCCATCCGGCAAAATGGACACACGAAAACATCGCCTCGATGCGCGATCAGCTGAAGACCATGGGGCTGTCCTACGACTGGCGCCGTGAGATTGCGACCTGCGATCCGGACTATTACCGCCACGAACAGAAGATGTTCATCGACTTCTATAAGGCAGGCCTCGCCTACAAGAAGGAAAGCTGGGTCAACTGGGATCCGGTCGAGAACACCGTTCTGGCAAACGAGCAGGTCATCGACGGCATGGGCTGGCGCTCCGGCGCGCCTGTCGAAAAGCGCCTGCTCTCCCAATGGTTCCTGAAGATCACGGAATATGCCGAGGACCTGCTGCAGGCTCTTGAGGGTCTGGACCGCTGGCCGGACCGGGTCACGCTGATGCAGCACAACTGGATCGGCAAATCCGAAGGCGCCCGCGTCTTCTTCGAGCTGAAGGATGCGGACGACAAGCTTGAGGTCTTCACCACCCGGCCGGATACGCTTTACGGCGCCTCATTCTGCGCGATCGCGGCGAACCATCCGATCGCGGCCAAGGTGGCTGAAAACAATCCCGCACTGGCCGAGTTCATTGCGGAATGCAACCGCATGGGCACCAGCGAGACCGAGATCGAAACCGCCGAGAAGAAGGGCTTCGATACCGGCCTCAAAGTCACCCACCCGTTGGACGACAGCTGGGAGTTGCCGGTCTATGTCGCGAATTTCGTGCTCATGGAATATGGCACCGGCGCCATCTTCGGCTGCCCTGCGCACGACCAACGCGATCTGGACTTCGCGCGCAAATACGATCTGCCCGTGACGCCCGTGGTGCTGCCGCCGGAAGCCGATGCCGAGACTTTCGAAGTCGGCACCGAGGCCTATACCGGCCCCGGCAAGATCTATAATTCGGACTTTCTGGACGGCTTGTCCGTGGAAGACGCCAAATCGAAAGTCGCCGAGCGGCTGCAAGGCGCCGAACAGGGCGAGAAAACCACAACCTATCGTCTGCGCGACTGGGGTGTCTCGCGGCAGCGCTATTGGGGCTGTCCTGTTCCGTTCATCCACTGCCCGGATTGCGGCGAGGTTCCCGTTCCGGAAGCCGACCTGCCCGTCGAGCTGCCCGAGGATGTCGATTTCGAAGGCACCGGCAACCCGCTGGACCGGCATCCGACCTGGAAATATGTCACCTGCCCGAGTTGCGGCGGCAAGGCCGAGCGCGAGACCGATACATTCGATACCTTCTTCGAATCCTCCTGGTACTTCGCCCGTTTCGCGGACGCCAAGGCCGAGAACGCCTTCTCCAAGGAAGCCGCCGAATATTGGCTACCAGTCGATCAGTATATCGGCGGCATCGAGCATGCGGTCCTGCACCTGCTCTATTCCCGCTTCTTCACCCGTGCACTCCACAAGTGCGGCTACCTCGATCTCGACGAGCCGTTCGCCGGCCTGATGACCCAGGGCATGGTCTGCCACGAGACCTTCAAGGATCAGAACGGCGCCTGGCTGTTCCCGACCGAGGTCCGCAAGGAAGGCGACGGCTACGTCACGATCAAGGACGATGCGCCGGTGAAGACCGGACGTATTGAAAAGATGAGCAAGTCGAAGCGCAACGTTGTCGATCCGGAAAACATCATCGGATCCTACGGCGCGGACACAGCACGCCTGTTCATGCTGTCGGACTCGCCGCCCGAGCGGGATCTGGAATGGACGGAGTCCGGTGTTGACGGAGCCTGGCGCTATCTCAGCCGTCTGTGGCGCCTGATCACCGAGCCGGCAAAGCCGTTCGCCCCGCATGGAACAGCCCGCCCGGCCGATATCGGTGCCGCGGCGGAAGCGGCCGAGCGCGCGACCCATAAAGCCATCAAGGCAATCGAAGAGGCCGTAGAACGATTCCGCTTCAACACAGCGGTCGCCCAGGTTCGCGAGCTCAGCAACTCTCTGGCCGAGCTCGATGGCGACGATGACGGCTCAGCTTGGGCGCGGCGCTTCGGTTACGAGACGCTGGTCAGGCTGATCGAGCCGATGGTGCCGCATATCGCCGAAGAGCTCTGGCAGCAACTCGGCGGAGACGGCATGCTGACGGACCGGCCCTGGCCGGACTTCGATGAAGCCCTCGTTACGGACGATACGCTGACCATCGGCGTTCAGGTCAACGGCAAGCTGCGTGGCACAATCGAGGTGGCACGCGATGCTGACAAAGCACTGGTTGAGGAAGCCGCACTGGCCGTCGAGAATGTGCAGAAGATCCTCGAAGGAAAGCCGCCACGCCGCGTGATTGTGGTGCCGAACAAGATTGTGAATATCGTTGCCTAG
- the lptE gene encoding LPS assembly lipoprotein LptE, whose protein sequence is MPRSLTALAVLLVLTLGACGFQPVYGTRSAGGTSSSVTVDLAAIKISPIADRGGQLLRNSLQDKLTPRGVPARARYRLDVSLTENRSDLVILKDSTSTFSKVRFVADFTLVDLTNGQPVNSGRAESTTTFNRVDSDFAILAAEKDARRRAADEIGEDIRLRLGLYFNRIRGS, encoded by the coding sequence TTGCCTAGATCGCTGACAGCCCTTGCCGTCCTTCTGGTCCTGACCCTCGGCGCCTGCGGGTTTCAGCCGGTCTACGGCACTCGGAGCGCGGGCGGCACGAGCAGCAGCGTCACAGTCGATCTGGCCGCCATCAAGATTTCTCCAATTGCAGACCGTGGCGGCCAGTTGCTCCGCAACAGCCTGCAGGACAAGCTGACACCGCGGGGCGTTCCGGCCCGGGCCCGGTACCGGCTGGATGTAAGCCTGACCGAAAACCGATCCGACCTTGTGATCCTGAAGGATTCCACCTCGACCTTTTCCAAGGTCCGGTTTGTCGCGGACTTCACTCTTGTAGATCTGACAAATGGACAGCCGGTGAATAGTGGTCGGGCTGAGTCCACCACCACCTTCAACCGGGTGGATTCCGATTTTGCCATTCTCGCGGCGGAAAAGGATGCACGGCGACGGGCGGCCGATGAAATCGGCGAGGACATCCGGCTTCGCCTCGGACTCTATTTCAATCGTATTCGCGGCAGCTAA
- the holA gene encoding DNA polymerase III subunit delta has translation MKLKSNEIAGFIRRPPDSVGAVLIYGADGGQVREVSDRIGKTIVEDLSDPFQVADLTPEVLKDEPSRIADEAAAISLTGGRRLVRLRGATDTVTAAAELALNAETGDSMIIIEAGALEARSKLRKLFETSKSAAAIPCYLDSGAGLDAVIRETLSAFDVRATPDAHAYMMEHLGGDRRVTRSELEKLALYVGKGGEASLEDTQSMVGDSSALALDQIAIAVASGDITAADRLLRRGYADGLNPVGVLRAAIRHFQRLHRAAAHIAAGDNADQAVQKLRPPIFFAVKPAFMAQLRSWPIQRLRLALTRLSEAETLCKSTGTPDLSVAGQTLLGLAYSAARGRPRGSR, from the coding sequence ATGAAGCTGAAATCGAACGAGATTGCCGGTTTCATCCGCCGCCCTCCGGATAGCGTCGGAGCCGTTCTGATCTATGGAGCAGACGGCGGTCAGGTCCGCGAAGTCTCCGATAGAATTGGCAAGACCATCGTCGAGGATCTGTCCGATCCGTTTCAGGTCGCTGATCTTACGCCGGAAGTTCTGAAGGATGAGCCAAGCCGGATTGCCGATGAGGCAGCCGCTATTTCCCTGACCGGCGGACGTCGGCTGGTCCGCTTGCGTGGCGCGACCGATACGGTAACCGCCGCTGCGGAACTCGCGCTGAATGCCGAAACCGGCGACAGCATGATCATCATCGAGGCCGGCGCACTAGAGGCGCGTTCGAAGCTCCGCAAACTTTTCGAGACAAGCAAGAGCGCGGCGGCCATCCCCTGCTATCTCGATAGCGGAGCGGGACTGGATGCCGTGATCCGCGAAACCCTCAGCGCTTTCGACGTCCGGGCCACACCGGATGCCCATGCCTACATGATGGAGCATCTGGGTGGCGACCGGCGGGTCACCCGGTCCGAGCTGGAAAAGCTTGCGCTCTATGTCGGCAAAGGCGGCGAAGCTAGCCTTGAGGATACGCAGAGCATGGTCGGGGATAGCAGCGCCCTCGCCCTGGACCAGATCGCGATCGCGGTGGCCAGCGGAGATATAACAGCCGCCGACCGTCTGCTTCGGCGGGGCTATGCCGATGGACTTAATCCGGTGGGCGTCCTCAGAGCGGCAATCCGGCATTTTCAGCGCCTGCATCGGGCCGCTGCGCATATCGCCGCCGGCGACAATGCAGACCAGGCCGTACAGAAGTTGAGACCGCCAATATTCTTCGCCGTGAAGCCGGCTTTCATGGCGCAGCTCCGCTCCTGGCCAATTCAGCGGCTTCGGCTCGCTCTGACCAGGCTTTCCGAGGCTGAAACGCTCTGTAAGTCCACAGGAACGCCGGATCTCTCTGTTGCGGGGCAGACCCTGCTGGGACTTGCCTACAGTGCCGCCAGAGGGCGTCCTAGAGGGTCGCGATAA
- a CDS encoding ParB/RepB/Spo0J family partition protein, which yields MSTEEGSAKKRRLGRGLASLLGEDGSESGSVDRMQQSRTVPIEHVHPGRFQPRRIFNEEELEALAESIREKGVIQPILLRRDPDRDGTFEIIAGERRWRAAQRAQLHEIPAQIREFDDREALEIAIIENVQREDLSPLEEAEGYQRLVDGHGHSQSDVAQAVGKSRSHVANMMRLLALPTEVRAHLEGGDISAGHARALLTAEHPAALVSEVVRRQLNVRETERLVQKEKQPASSSTPRQARQKRSIEKDADTRALEKDLSDKLGLHVEIAAGVDGQSGAVMIRYESLEQLDSLLAIMSAPRMVSADMSAPAMSGFLADVPDYDQETAEEIAGADGNSIDFSDLMEEGDTAKPA from the coding sequence GTGAGCACGGAAGAGGGCAGCGCCAAGAAACGCCGTCTCGGACGGGGACTTGCCTCACTGCTTGGCGAGGATGGTTCGGAATCCGGCTCGGTCGACCGGATGCAGCAAAGCCGGACGGTGCCGATCGAGCATGTCCATCCGGGCCGTTTCCAGCCGCGCCGCATTTTCAATGAAGAAGAGCTCGAGGCGCTTGCCGAGAGTATTCGCGAGAAGGGTGTCATCCAGCCGATCCTGCTGCGGCGGGACCCGGACCGGGACGGCACCTTCGAGATCATTGCCGGTGAACGACGCTGGCGGGCGGCCCAACGCGCGCAGCTGCATGAGATCCCGGCACAGATCCGGGAGTTCGATGACCGCGAAGCACTCGAGATCGCGATCATCGAGAATGTGCAGCGCGAGGATCTCAGTCCGCTGGAAGAGGCGGAGGGCTACCAACGCCTCGTGGACGGTCACGGTCACTCCCAGTCCGATGTTGCGCAAGCCGTTGGAAAGAGCCGGAGTCACGTCGCGAACATGATGCGACTCCTGGCACTACCGACAGAGGTCAGAGCGCATCTCGAAGGCGGGGATATTTCCGCTGGGCATGCCCGGGCTCTGCTGACGGCGGAGCATCCGGCGGCACTGGTTTCCGAAGTTGTCCGGCGCCAACTCAATGTACGCGAGACGGAACGTCTGGTGCAGAAGGAGAAGCAGCCGGCTTCGTCCTCGACGCCACGTCAGGCCCGGCAAAAGCGGTCGATCGAAAAAGACGCCGATACCAGGGCGCTGGAGAAAGACCTCTCGGACAAGCTCGGACTGCATGTGGAAATCGCTGCGGGAGTCGATGGTCAGTCTGGCGCGGTGATGATCCGGTATGAATCTCTGGAGCAACTGGACTCGCTGTTGGCGATCATGAGCGCGCCGCGGATGGTCTCGGCTGATATGAGTGCGCCGGCTATGTCCGGATTTCTGGCGGACGTTCCGGACTACGATCAGGAGACAGCGGAGGAGATTGCCGGTGCGGATGGCAATTCCATCGACTTCAGTGACCTGATGGAAGAGGGCGACACCGCAAAACCGGCCTGA